In Collimonas arenae, a single genomic region encodes these proteins:
- a CDS encoding S46 family peptidase — MRIHWLFAALLVPGMTMAAEGMWTLDNLPKAKMQAEYGFTPNDAWIKRTMLGSVRIAGGCSASFVSKDGLVMTNHHCASECLDQMSTAKKNLIKDGFLAKNREQELSCPEIELNRLEQITDVTTQVKSATAGLDGAAFKNAQNAIKAKLTSACVGNDKETVRCDVVDLYHGGQYQVYKYHRFQDTRLVWAPEKAAAFFGGDPDNFNFPRYDLDITLLRAYEDGKPAKIENYFPFSKNGAEEGEMVFVTGQPGSTQRQLTVSQLTTLRDLTLVNTLIRLSELRGVLEQYSKSSPEAARNAGQMLFGVENGYKALRGRLSALQDPVLMQQKQDDETALRKFVAQNPALQAKVGGAWDAIAASQQAYRQIEAPYGMIEGGRGFNSKYFSYARDLVRGAEERAKPNGERLPEYADAKLPEVEQELFSTAPIYPDFEKVTLGLSFTKMREILGADDAFVKQVLGKQTPDQLSAALIDNTKLGDPAVRKALWQGGKEAILKSNDPFIKMELALDSASRAIRSRYEKEVESVQQKNSELIAQARFAQQGTSAYPDATFTLRLSYGEVKGWKEGDKQIPPFTTIGGAFERDTGADPFALPASWHAAKAAGKLNLAQRYDLVTTNDIIGGNSGSPMINRNGEIVGLIFDGNIHSLGGAFWFDPRYNRSVAVHSGAILETLKNVYGGEELAKEILAH; from the coding sequence ATGCGAATTCATTGGCTTTTTGCCGCACTGCTGGTTCCAGGCATGACGATGGCAGCGGAGGGGATGTGGACGCTGGACAATTTACCGAAGGCGAAGATGCAGGCCGAATACGGGTTTACTCCGAACGATGCGTGGATCAAGCGCACCATGCTGGGTTCGGTGCGGATTGCCGGCGGCTGCTCGGCATCCTTTGTATCGAAGGACGGCCTGGTGATGACCAATCACCATTGCGCATCCGAATGCCTTGATCAAATGTCGACGGCGAAAAAGAACCTGATCAAGGATGGCTTCCTGGCCAAGAATCGTGAGCAGGAACTGAGCTGTCCTGAGATCGAACTGAACCGTCTGGAGCAGATCACCGACGTCACCACCCAAGTCAAGAGCGCGACCGCTGGCCTGGATGGCGCGGCCTTCAAGAATGCACAAAACGCGATCAAAGCCAAACTGACTTCAGCATGCGTCGGCAACGATAAGGAAACCGTGCGCTGCGACGTCGTCGATTTGTATCATGGCGGCCAGTACCAGGTTTACAAATATCATCGCTTCCAGGACACCCGCCTGGTATGGGCGCCAGAAAAAGCCGCGGCTTTCTTCGGCGGCGATCCTGATAACTTCAATTTCCCGCGCTACGATCTCGATATCACCTTGCTGCGTGCCTATGAAGACGGCAAGCCTGCCAAGATCGAGAACTATTTCCCGTTCAGTAAAAATGGCGCCGAAGAAGGCGAAATGGTATTCGTCACTGGCCAGCCGGGTTCGACCCAGCGCCAGCTGACCGTATCGCAGCTGACTACTTTACGCGACCTGACGTTGGTCAACACCCTGATCCGCTTGTCGGAATTGCGCGGCGTGCTGGAACAATACAGCAAGAGCAGCCCGGAAGCGGCTCGCAATGCGGGTCAAATGTTGTTCGGCGTAGAAAACGGCTACAAGGCCCTGCGTGGCCGCCTCAGCGCCTTGCAAGACCCGGTGCTGATGCAGCAAAAGCAAGACGATGAAACTGCACTGCGTAAATTTGTCGCACAAAATCCAGCCTTGCAAGCCAAGGTGGGCGGCGCCTGGGATGCGATCGCCGCTTCCCAGCAAGCGTATCGCCAGATCGAAGCGCCTTACGGCATGATCGAAGGCGGTCGCGGTTTCAACAGCAAGTACTTCAGCTACGCACGCGACCTGGTGCGTGGAGCAGAAGAACGCGCCAAACCGAATGGCGAACGGCTGCCGGAATATGCCGATGCCAAGCTGCCTGAGGTCGAGCAGGAGCTGTTCTCTACAGCGCCGATATACCCTGATTTCGAAAAAGTGACACTTGGGCTGTCGTTCACCAAGATGCGTGAAATCCTCGGCGCCGACGATGCTTTCGTCAAGCAGGTACTCGGTAAGCAAACGCCGGACCAGCTCAGCGCCGCTTTGATCGATAACACCAAGCTGGGCGACCCGGCGGTACGCAAGGCGCTGTGGCAGGGCGGCAAGGAAGCCATCCTGAAATCCAACGATCCTTTCATCAAAATGGAGTTGGCGCTGGATTCGGCCTCGCGGGCAATTCGCAGCCGTTATGAAAAAGAGGTGGAGTCAGTCCAGCAAAAGAATTCGGAGCTGATTGCCCAGGCGCGTTTTGCGCAACAAGGCACCAGCGCCTATCCGGACGCGACGTTCACCTTGCGCCTGTCCTATGGCGAAGTGAAGGGCTGGAAAGAGGGCGACAAACAGATCCCGCCGTTTACCACTATCGGCGGCGCGTTTGAGCGCGACACCGGCGCCGACCCGTTCGCCTTGCCGGCATCCTGGCATGCTGCCAAGGCAGCGGGCAAGCTGAACCTGGCGCAACGCTACGATCTGGTCACAACCAACGACATCATCGGCGGCAATTCCGGCAGCCCGATGATCAACCGCAACGGTGAGATCGTCGGCCTGATTTTCGACGGCAATATCCATTCGCTGGGTGGCGCGTTCTGGTTCGACCCGCGCTACAACAGGTCGGTTGCTGTGCATAGCGGTGCGATTCTGGAAACGCTGAAAAATGTCTACGGCGGCGAGGAACTGGCCAAGGAAATCCTGGCGCATTGA
- a CDS encoding NnrU family protein produces the protein MEILILGLVLFLGLHLIPTLPLLKARLVQSAGENRYKGMFAILSALGLILIIFGYARAPAEPRLFNSFIGAIHGAPLAMVISFILLAAANMKTHIRAWVKHPMLLGIGIWALVHLLANGHAKATVLFSAFLAYVVFDLISVIRRQTYKPFVPALKFDVIAVISGLLLALLVMTFHRQLMGVAVVPWGV, from the coding sequence TTGGAAATATTAATTCTTGGCCTGGTTCTCTTTCTAGGTCTTCATCTGATTCCCACCTTGCCATTATTGAAAGCAAGGTTGGTCCAGAGTGCCGGTGAAAATCGCTACAAAGGCATGTTTGCGATCCTGTCCGCGCTTGGACTGATTCTGATTATCTTCGGCTATGCCAGGGCCCCGGCCGAACCTCGGCTGTTCAATTCATTCATAGGTGCGATCCATGGCGCACCGCTGGCAATGGTGATCAGTTTCATCCTGCTTGCGGCGGCAAATATGAAGACGCATATCCGCGCATGGGTAAAACATCCGATGTTGCTGGGGATAGGCATCTGGGCTCTGGTGCACTTGCTGGCAAACGGCCATGCCAAAGCCACGGTGTTGTTTTCCGCGTTCCTGGCTTACGTCGTGTTTGATTTGATTTCAGTCATCAGGCGTCAAACATACAAGCCATTCGTACCGGCGCTAAAGTTTGACGTGATCGCCGTTATCTCGGGTTTGCTGCTGGCGTTGCTGGTCATGACTTTTCATCGCCAGTTGATGGGCGTGGCGGTGGTGCCTTGGGGTGTATAG
- a CDS encoding bifunctional ADP-dependent NAD(P)H-hydrate dehydratase/NAD(P)H-hydrate epimerase yields the protein MSVIYTVAEVRKIEQAALRDLPAYTLMQRAGQAAAQAALRLLPCPPHSAAILVMAGPGNNGGDALEAAAGLAKAGAEVVVLLKTPPSQLPSDAAQALVRAQKQGVHLMPPEQFPEIDASQWTLVIDGLFGIGLSRPLDGEWRNLVLAMNAMPCPVLALDVPSGLDADTGTVVGGASGIAVKASHTITFIADKAGLHTGDGPDYAGIVDVAALAIAEHYLPAPNMWLNQPDLFGEYLQPRQRNSHKGSFGDVAVIGGAPGMAGAPILAARAAAKCGAGRVFVGYADNPPAYDNAQPELMCRHAADLDFSSAVLVVGTGLGMADSALALLTRALDALSWLVLDADALNLLARQPQLHAQVGQRQHAVLMTPHPLEAARLLGVSTSEIQASRVAAARSLAYRFNAVVVLKGAGSIIARADGAVVVNSTGNPALATAGSGDVLSGICGALLAQGWPQWEAALAAVWLHGHAADQLVAQGVGPIGLTASELIPEVRLLLNQLVQERRQPAL from the coding sequence ATGAGCGTCATCTACACAGTAGCCGAAGTCAGAAAAATCGAGCAAGCCGCCCTGCGCGATCTGCCAGCCTACACTCTGATGCAACGCGCCGGCCAAGCTGCAGCGCAAGCAGCCTTGCGGCTGCTACCCTGCCCGCCCCATAGCGCCGCGATACTGGTCATGGCCGGCCCCGGCAACAACGGCGGCGACGCACTGGAAGCCGCAGCCGGCCTGGCCAAAGCCGGCGCCGAGGTCGTCGTCCTGCTCAAAACACCACCCTCGCAATTACCATCAGACGCCGCGCAGGCATTGGTCCGCGCCCAGAAACAGGGCGTGCACCTGATGCCGCCCGAACAATTCCCTGAAATCGACGCCAGTCAATGGACCTTGGTCATCGATGGCCTGTTCGGCATCGGCTTGAGCCGCCCCCTTGACGGCGAGTGGCGCAACCTGGTGCTGGCAATGAATGCCATGCCCTGTCCGGTGCTGGCGCTGGATGTGCCAAGCGGCCTTGACGCCGATACAGGCACCGTCGTCGGCGGCGCCAGCGGCATTGCCGTGAAAGCCAGCCACACCATTACTTTCATCGCCGACAAAGCCGGCTTGCATACCGGCGACGGCCCCGATTACGCCGGCATTGTCGATGTAGCGGCACTAGCGATTGCCGAGCATTACTTGCCCGCGCCGAATATGTGGCTGAACCAGCCGGACCTGTTCGGCGAGTATTTGCAACCGCGCCAGCGCAACTCGCACAAAGGCAGTTTTGGCGATGTCGCCGTGATCGGTGGTGCGCCGGGCATGGCTGGCGCACCGATCCTGGCAGCGCGCGCAGCCGCCAAATGTGGCGCCGGACGCGTGTTTGTCGGCTATGCGGACAACCCGCCGGCGTATGACAATGCGCAGCCGGAATTAATGTGCCGCCATGCCGCCGATCTCGATTTCTCATCCGCCGTACTAGTTGTCGGTACTGGTTTAGGGATGGCTGATAGTGCGCTGGCGCTGCTGACGCGGGCGCTGGATGCGCTCAGCTGGCTGGTGCTGGACGCGGATGCTCTCAATCTGCTGGCGCGCCAGCCACAGTTACACGCCCAGGTGGGGCAACGTCAGCACGCTGTACTCATGACACCACACCCGCTGGAAGCGGCGCGTCTGCTCGGCGTCAGCACCAGCGAGATCCAGGCTAGTCGGGTAGCGGCGGCACGCAGCCTTGCCTACCGCTTCAATGCAGTCGTGGTGCTCAAGGGGGCCGGCAGCATTATCGCTCGCGCCGATGGCGCAGTAGTCGTCAACTCCACAGGCAATCCGGCGCTGGCGACTGCCGGAAGCGGTGATGTCTTATCAGGCATTTGCGGTGCCTTGCTGGCGCAGGGCTGGCCGCAGTGGGAAGCTGCACTGGCCGCAGTATGGTTGCACGGGCACGCCGCCGATCAATTGGTGGCGCAAGGCGTCGGGCCGATCGGCTTGACTGCCAGTGAACTGATTCCTGAAGTCCGGCTGCTACTGAACCAACTGGTGCAAGAGCGCCGACAGCCTGCTCTATAG
- a CDS encoding D-amino acid dehydrogenase, translated as MRTIVIQHQTQKQIVVIGGGVMGVCSAYFLAEAGHQVAVVEKRSNVAEQSTLGNSGILSAGAAMPWSVPGMRKKILAGMFNQEAPNVLNARLSPSLWRWMRRWMAESEIQRFRAHTHQMQRLASYSQDLLEQIQQHFQLDFEQNPGLLRLFRNEAELAALAPVQELLTECGVVHRLLDEAATRALEPSLASAGKLAGSLHFPDTGSGNCTLFTKQLKAILQGLGVQFHFDSLVTAIDPHGAKVGLHIGGEVLHADAVVCAAGSASAQLLKPLGLRLPLHAIKTYTATASVKNYEVAPHMAALDDKYQITMARIGDRMRLAGIAEFGAKDMAIDDKALRTLLKVAHDWFPDAANFNSASFWCGHTPMLADEVPLIGPTGASNVFVNIAHGGSGWSMALGAAKVLADQISGRAPEVDLDGLTVTRYR; from the coding sequence TTGAGAACAATAGTGATACAGCACCAGACACAGAAACAAATCGTGGTTATCGGCGGCGGCGTGATGGGAGTCTGCAGTGCCTATTTTCTAGCCGAAGCCGGACACCAGGTGGCAGTGGTTGAAAAACGCAGCAATGTGGCCGAACAATCGACGCTGGGAAATTCCGGCATCTTGTCGGCCGGAGCGGCAATGCCCTGGTCGGTGCCAGGCATGCGCAAAAAAATCCTGGCTGGAATGTTCAATCAAGAGGCCCCTAACGTCCTCAACGCCCGCCTCAGCCCCTCGCTCTGGCGCTGGATGCGGCGCTGGATGGCCGAATCCGAGATCCAGCGGTTTCGCGCCCATACCCATCAGATGCAGCGATTGGCATCGTACAGCCAGGATCTGCTGGAGCAAATCCAGCAACATTTCCAGCTCGATTTCGAGCAGAACCCAGGCCTGCTGCGCTTGTTTCGCAACGAAGCCGAACTTGCCGCGCTGGCTCCCGTCCAGGAACTGCTTACAGAATGCGGCGTGGTTCACCGGTTGCTGGATGAAGCCGCAACACGGGCGCTGGAACCGTCCCTGGCCAGCGCCGGAAAACTTGCCGGCAGCCTGCACTTCCCGGATACGGGCTCAGGCAATTGCACCTTGTTTACCAAGCAGTTGAAAGCCATCCTGCAAGGACTGGGCGTGCAGTTCCATTTCGACAGCCTGGTCACCGCGATCGATCCGCACGGCGCCAAGGTCGGCTTGCACATAGGCGGCGAGGTCTTGCACGCTGATGCCGTCGTCTGCGCCGCCGGCAGCGCCAGCGCCCAGCTGTTGAAGCCGTTGGGATTGCGCTTGCCGCTACACGCCATCAAGACCTATACCGCCACCGCCAGCGTCAAGAATTACGAAGTGGCGCCGCACATGGCAGCGCTGGACGACAAATACCAAATCACCATGGCGCGCATCGGCGACCGCATGCGCCTGGCCGGCATCGCCGAGTTCGGCGCCAAAGACATGGCGATCGACGACAAGGCGCTGCGCACCTTGCTCAAAGTCGCGCACGACTGGTTCCCCGACGCCGCCAATTTCAACAGCGCCAGTTTCTGGTGTGGTCACACACCTATGCTGGCCGATGAAGTGCCGTTGATTGGGCCTACCGGCGCCAGCAATGTATTCGTCAACATCGCCCATGGCGGTTCAGGCTGGAGCATGGCGCTGGGCGCAGCCAAGGTATTGGCAGACCAGATCTCAGGACGGGCGCCCGAAGTCGACCTGGATGGGTTGACGGTAACCCGCTATCGCTGA
- a CDS encoding DUF2252 domain-containing protein, with protein MVSVVKRIQEYNAGRDPQRLRLKYKNMRSDPFTFLRGTCHLFYERLPYSGLMRTAPLAWICGDLHLENFGSYKGDNRLAYFDMNDFDEAMLAPASWELVRFLTSVLIAADGTSATPADTRLLCRSFIDAYANVLTLGKSRWIERDTASGMVGDLLNGLRGRLRSAYLDTRTVRKGTKRTLRVDGKKALPVTDKQRAKVSKFMQKFASEQPNPEFYKVLDVARRIAGTGSLGVDRYVILIQGKGSPDGNFLLDLKQALPSSLTPFLKVAQPKWNSDAQRVVSLQRRCQAVSMAFLQPVMLGKTSYVLRGLQPSEDRVTLKQPHHGANEIQQVMATMGSIVGWAQLRSAGRQGSAIADELIAFGQSKKWKKQLQDAAEACAVQVRKDWQTYCKGYDAGAFEL; from the coding sequence ATGGTCAGTGTAGTAAAACGCATCCAGGAGTACAACGCCGGCCGCGATCCGCAGCGGCTGCGACTCAAGTACAAGAACATGCGCAGCGACCCGTTTACATTCTTGCGCGGCACCTGCCATCTGTTTTACGAGCGCCTTCCTTACAGCGGCTTGATGCGGACCGCACCGCTGGCGTGGATATGCGGCGACCTGCACCTTGAAAACTTCGGCAGCTACAAAGGCGACAATCGCCTGGCTTACTTCGACATGAACGACTTCGACGAAGCCATGCTGGCGCCGGCCAGTTGGGAGCTAGTGCGCTTCCTGACCAGCGTGCTGATTGCGGCCGACGGCACATCCGCCACACCAGCCGATACACGCTTGCTATGCCGCAGCTTTATCGACGCCTATGCCAACGTGCTAACGCTAGGCAAATCGCGCTGGATCGAGCGCGATACCGCTTCAGGCATGGTCGGCGATCTGCTCAACGGCTTGCGTGGCCGCCTGCGTTCTGCCTATCTCGATACGCGTACAGTGCGCAAAGGCACCAAGCGCACCTTGCGGGTGGATGGCAAAAAAGCACTGCCGGTCACCGACAAGCAGCGCGCCAAGGTCAGCAAATTCATGCAAAAATTCGCCAGCGAACAGCCGAATCCGGAGTTCTACAAAGTGCTGGACGTGGCGCGCCGCATCGCCGGCACCGGCAGTCTCGGCGTCGACCGCTATGTCATTCTGATACAGGGCAAGGGCTCTCCAGACGGCAACTTCTTGCTGGATCTGAAGCAGGCCCTGCCATCTTCCCTGACACCGTTTTTGAAAGTGGCGCAACCTAAATGGAACAGCGACGCGCAGCGCGTGGTGTCGCTGCAGCGACGCTGCCAGGCGGTTTCCATGGCTTTCCTGCAACCGGTCATGCTCGGCAAGACTTCCTACGTGCTGCGCGGCTTGCAACCAAGCGAAGACCGGGTGACGCTCAAGCAGCCACACCACGGCGCCAATGAAATCCAGCAAGTGATGGCCACCATGGGCAGCATCGTCGGCTGGGCACAATTGCGCAGTGCCGGCCGCCAGGGCTCGGCGATTGCCGACGAACTGATCGCTTTCGGGCAAAGCAAGAAATGGAAAAAACAGCTGCAGGATGCGGCCGAGGCTTGTGCGGTACAGGTACGCAAGGATTGGCAGACGTATTGCAAGGGATATGATGCCGGAGCGTTTGAATTGTAA
- a CDS encoding short chain dehydrogenase, with the protein MKIAVIGATGTVGKAVVTQLATRHDIIEVGNSSGQYQVDMTDIHSVERLFEQIGKVDAVVSTAGKLHFGPLQELTPENFQVGLRDKLMGQINLALVAQHRLNDGGSITLTSGIVGEEPILQGVNATTVNSALDGFVRAAAIELKRGIRINIVSPTVLEESLASYGPFFYGFEAAPASRVALAYSRSVEGAQTGQVYRVWR; encoded by the coding sequence ATGAAAATCGCAGTTATCGGCGCCACTGGCACAGTCGGCAAGGCAGTTGTGACACAATTGGCAACTCGCCATGACATCATCGAGGTCGGCAACAGCAGCGGCCAGTATCAGGTCGACATGACCGACATCCACAGCGTCGAACGCTTGTTCGAACAAATCGGTAAGGTCGACGCCGTAGTCTCCACTGCCGGCAAATTGCATTTCGGACCTTTGCAAGAACTGACCCCGGAAAATTTCCAGGTCGGACTACGCGACAAGCTGATGGGCCAGATCAACCTGGCGCTGGTGGCCCAACATCGCCTCAACGACGGCGGCTCGATCACCCTCACCAGCGGTATCGTCGGCGAAGAACCTATCCTGCAAGGCGTCAACGCTACCACCGTGAATTCGGCTTTGGACGGCTTCGTGCGCGCGGCTGCAATCGAACTGAAGCGTGGCATCCGCATCAATATCGTCAGCCCGACCGTACTGGAAGAATCGCTGGCCAGTTACGGCCCGTTCTTTTACGGCTTTGAGGCCGCCCCTGCCAGTCGCGTCGCCCTGGCCTACAGCCGCAGCGTCGAAGGTGCGCAAACCGGCCAGGTCTATCGAGTCTGGCGGTAA
- a CDS encoding LysR family transcriptional regulator, with protein MDRLTSMQIFVRVVEKGGFSAAAEEARISPTMVGKHVRQLEEQLGVRLLNRTTRRQSLTEIGQLYFERCKQALLEIEAADASVKQMQLLPRGVLRVTAPATFGGQMLTAVIRGYLERYPDVELDLSLNDRVVDLVEEGFEVALRIGPLPDSSLIARPLQPYRSVVCASPEYLARRGTPQTPQQLAAHNCLSFVHGSRYNLWPFSVDGALQEIEVHGNFRANSGLALRTAALQGIGVIMQPEALLRDAVAAGRLVHLLADYASEHRPMHLVVASNRKMTPKLKSFIEFVVEHFGRDAPPFTATN; from the coding sequence ATGGATAGACTGACCAGCATGCAGATTTTCGTCCGCGTGGTAGAAAAGGGTGGTTTTTCCGCCGCAGCGGAGGAAGCCAGGATTTCTCCCACCATGGTCGGTAAGCATGTGCGCCAGCTGGAGGAACAGCTCGGTGTTCGTTTGCTAAACCGCACCACGCGGCGTCAGAGCCTGACCGAGATCGGCCAATTGTATTTCGAGCGTTGCAAGCAGGCGCTGTTGGAAATCGAGGCGGCCGATGCATCGGTCAAGCAAATGCAGCTGTTGCCGCGCGGCGTATTGCGCGTTACCGCACCGGCGACTTTTGGCGGCCAGATGTTGACCGCTGTGATACGTGGCTATCTGGAGCGTTATCCGGATGTCGAACTTGACCTGTCCTTGAATGACCGTGTGGTCGACCTGGTTGAAGAGGGCTTTGAAGTAGCGCTGCGGATCGGCCCGCTACCCGATTCCAGCCTGATTGCGCGGCCTTTGCAGCCGTATCGTTCGGTGGTTTGCGCCTCGCCGGAATACCTGGCACGTCGTGGCACTCCGCAAACGCCGCAGCAACTGGCAGCCCATAACTGCCTTAGTTTTGTTCATGGCAGTCGCTATAATCTCTGGCCGTTTTCCGTGGATGGTGCGTTACAGGAGATTGAAGTGCATGGCAATTTCCGCGCAAATAGCGGCCTTGCCTTGCGCACCGCCGCCTTGCAAGGAATAGGTGTCATCATGCAACCGGAAGCTTTGCTGCGCGACGCGGTCGCCGCCGGCCGGCTAGTGCATCTGCTGGCCGATTACGCATCGGAACACCGGCCGATGCACCTTGTGGTGGCGTCGAACCGCAAGATGACGCCCAAACTGAAGTCATTCATCGAGTTTGTCGTAGAACATTTCGGACGCGATGCGCCGCCTTTTACTGCGACAAATTGA
- a CDS encoding LysR family transcriptional regulator → MYSTTDLQLFIHTADLGSLSNAARQLDLLPATASASLKRLEQQLNTRLFVRSTRSMRLTPEGSVFLDYSRQALTLLSEGQALLNAGGPVSGHLRLSMPSDVGRNVLLPWLDAFQALHPQVTLSLQFSDRVIDLFRDPVDVAFRYGPLDDSTLVSQELAASRRVVVAAPAYLAKHGRPATPKDLATHNCLLYYLQHGLFNNWRFYSGNPGKTPIDVKVRGDRMTDDAAIARSWAIAGIGIAYKSWLDVRQDVAEGRLEILLEQYGGEETPLNMVYPHRSSMSPSLRALLAFLRAQFATLNLSQ, encoded by the coding sequence ATGTACTCAACCACGGACCTCCAGCTTTTCATTCACACGGCCGATCTGGGCAGCCTGTCGAATGCGGCGCGTCAGCTGGATCTGCTACCGGCGACCGCCAGCGCCAGCCTCAAACGACTGGAGCAGCAACTCAACACCCGCTTGTTTGTGCGCTCCACCCGCAGCATGCGGCTGACGCCCGAGGGCAGCGTGTTTCTCGACTACAGCCGCCAGGCATTGACCTTGCTCAGTGAAGGCCAGGCGCTGCTGAATGCCGGCGGCCCGGTGAGCGGCCATTTACGGCTATCGATGCCATCGGACGTCGGCCGCAATGTGCTGCTGCCGTGGCTCGACGCCTTCCAGGCGCTCCATCCACAGGTCACGCTATCGCTACAGTTTTCCGACCGGGTAATCGACCTGTTCCGCGACCCTGTCGACGTCGCCTTCCGCTATGGGCCGCTGGACGATTCGACGCTGGTGTCGCAAGAGTTGGCGGCAAGTCGCCGCGTGGTGGTGGCCGCGCCTGCCTATCTGGCAAAACACGGCAGGCCGGCGACGCCCAAAGACCTGGCGACGCATAACTGCCTGCTGTATTACCTGCAGCACGGCTTGTTCAATAACTGGCGCTTCTACTCAGGTAATCCTGGCAAAACGCCGATCGACGTCAAGGTACGTGGCGACCGCATGACCGACGATGCTGCAATTGCTCGTAGTTGGGCGATTGCCGGCATCGGTATCGCCTATAAATCCTGGCTCGATGTGCGGCAAGACGTGGCTGAAGGCCGTCTGGAGATTTTGCTGGAACAGTATGGCGGCGAAGAAACCCCGCTCAACATGGTGTATCCGCATCGCAGCAGCATGTCGCCTTCGCTACGGGCTTTGCTGGCGTTTTTGCGCGCGCAGTTTGCCACCCTCAATTTGTCGCAGTAA
- a CDS encoding zinc-binding alcohol dehydrogenase family protein: MKAIALTRYLPIENPESLIDIELDRPSPAGHDVLVAIKAIAVNPVDVKVRAPKDAVEKSPRVLGWDAAGVVHAVGPDVSRFKVGDRVFYAGDITRPGSNSEFQLVDERIVGNMPQSLSFEQAAALPLTAITAWEALFDRLKVPVGSGTPAKSILIIGGAGGVGSIAIQLAVKVAGLSVIATASRPESEKWVRELGAQHVINHFGDLPAQLKERGFDHVDYVLILNDTDRHFPAAAAAVAPQGMICTIVENAAPLDVSLLKAKSAGFVWEFMFTRSMFQTADMQEQGNLLDKVAGLIDDKTIVSTLSQVLSPINAANLRQAHATLETGRVIGKIVLKDF, from the coding sequence ATGAAAGCCATCGCCTTAACCCGTTACCTGCCTATCGAAAATCCCGAGTCGCTGATCGATATCGAGCTCGACAGGCCGAGTCCGGCAGGACATGACGTATTGGTCGCAATCAAGGCCATCGCCGTCAATCCGGTCGACGTCAAGGTGCGCGCACCGAAAGATGCGGTTGAAAAGTCGCCGCGCGTGCTGGGCTGGGATGCCGCCGGCGTGGTACACGCAGTGGGGCCGGATGTCAGTCGCTTCAAGGTAGGCGACCGCGTGTTCTACGCCGGCGACATCACCCGTCCCGGCAGCAACAGCGAATTCCAGTTGGTGGACGAGCGTATTGTCGGCAACATGCCGCAATCGCTGTCGTTCGAGCAGGCTGCTGCCTTGCCGCTGACGGCAATTACAGCCTGGGAGGCATTGTTTGATCGTCTCAAAGTACCTGTTGGCTCCGGCACTCCGGCCAAATCGATCCTGATCATCGGTGGCGCCGGCGGCGTCGGTTCGATCGCGATCCAACTCGCCGTCAAGGTCGCCGGCCTGAGTGTGATTGCGACCGCGTCGCGTCCCGAGTCGGAAAAATGGGTGCGCGAACTGGGCGCGCAGCATGTGATCAACCATTTCGGCGATCTGCCGGCACAACTCAAGGAGCGCGGCTTCGATCACGTCGACTATGTACTGATCCTGAACGATACCGACCGCCATTTCCCGGCCGCCGCCGCCGCGGTTGCTCCGCAAGGCATGATTTGCACCATCGTCGAGAATGCAGCGCCGCTTGACGTCAGCTTGTTGAAAGCCAAGAGCGCCGGCTTCGTTTGGGAGTTCATGTTCACCCGTTCGATGTTCCAGACTGCCGACATGCAAGAGCAGGGTAACTTGCTGGATAAAGTGGCGGGCCTGATCGACGACAAGACAATTGTCAGCACGCTAAGCCAGGTTTTATCGCCGATTAACGCCGCCAACTTGCGCCAGGCTCATGCGACGCTGGAAACCGGGCGTGTGATCGGCAAGATCGTGCTCAAGGATTTTTAA